ctttatcagCCAAGATTGTAcgtacaaggaatttgactttgattTCAAACGCTCACAGCATACAGACACtaagtataaaaatataaacattactCAGGCAGTAGTGGTGTTCATTGTTTTCATCAGAGATACAGTCTGGGGAAAGAAACCGTCTCTGTGACGGCTGTTTTTTGCGAATAGCGCTCTGTAGCTCCAACCTAGAGGTAAAAGTCGGAACAGATTGTGATCAGGGTGTGCAGAGTCTGCAGAGATATTAGATCAGCCCTGATTATCCTATTTGAGAcctaattgtttgttgcagtttgtATTTGTCCTGCTTTGtagatgaaccaaaccacacagtgatggatgtgCACAGAGCAGACTGAATAAAACATCTTGACAGTGTAGAAGATggccaacagctcctgtggaaggttgtacttcttgagttgtcgCAGGTCGCTGCCTGGTCTTTTTCTAAACAGTGTCTATGCGTGAGGTCCATATCAGGTCCCGCGAAAGGGCGGTTCCTAGAATCTGGAAATAATTCACAGTAGTTTTGTTGAGGATAGTCAGGGCCGGGTGTGTGGAGGTTGTCCTCCAGAGGTCCATCATCATTTTCACTGCCTTGAGCGGGTGAAGCTCAAGgtggttctgactgcaccagtgaaCCAcctgatccacctcctgtctgtatgcagactcatcactgtcctggatcagaccattaacagtggtgtcatctgcaaacttcaggggtttcacagacgggtccgctAAGGTGTAGCCATTTGCATACAGAGAGCACAGGaatggggagagaacacaccgcTGGGGGGTGCCAGGGCTGATGGTTTTTTTGAGCGGGAAAAAATGCATCATATGCTGCTGCtggtcagtcaggaagctggtgatccactgacggGTAGAGGCTGGCACTTTGAGCTGCGTGAGCTTCTGGAAgaagatgtctgggttgatgatGTTGAAGGCCGAGTTGAAGTCTAATAACAAGATCTTGGCCTATGTCTAtgggtggtcgaggtggtgCAAGATGAGGTGCAGTCCCAAGTTGattgcatcatctgccgacctgtttgcccggTAAGCAAATTGCTGGGGGATCAACACCAGTTGATCAAaggatttattattatttatttctatttttgttgaAAAGCTAGTTAATTTCAGTagctcaattcactaagtgaaacacattaagtAGGAGCGCCAAAGCTTCAACCATAATTTTTTAAGTGGTTTAAACTGTGTTGTCCAGTGGAAAAATGCCCACACCATTCCAACCTGAGTCATAACCAGGGACAAATGCAACATTGGGACAAAGTGGTTGAAATATATTACGCCTTTGCCTCTCCATCCTGCTGATGTAACATCGTCTCCGGGTAAAAGGTTTAGCGGCTTTTCACGACGTTATCATAGATTATTTATCCATTATTtctagtgttgtgattatgaatatgaatatacatttaatattgattttaatattttaatatgttattaaataatattttggtctgttaaggattatcttgtgaataccagcccaataaggcgatggtattagaacaaaattgaaaggtgtgagacgagctctgacattattgaacagcataaactctgcacatatatggaatgaattcacacaatttcctaaaatacaagaatttattaacaaaaataagtcaactcaagtcaaacatatttcaatcaacaaactctttactatgctaaaacaatccaactaaactaccaagcagaatgaaagaaaaaggaagactaatgggttatgtacaatataaacaagttgattaaagatggttgaaatcatgaccgaaaaggtgatgcaacattaccatgcaatgttatttatgtttgagaaccgaggatcttgaagaatctggaagttaagttaagttagtctcggaaccaacttaggcaataattggcatacctttagacaaccattcacaatgcaagatcagataaaatgttattttaacaaaataatattttaaagaatgatttgctgaataaaaccaaccttctggatgaccaattctcaacggtgtttaattagctgcctttatttattaaaataatatttaaggaaatattttaaataagaaccaaatctttgggaaatgggcttaattgtgttatcTACGGAAATATTATTGTACTAGATTgtaaactaacaacctttttaggtaaattatctttagcaggcaagcacgtgttcttagctgttagctgtTAAAGccaacaaaagaagcttatagcttatcatcagaatcaaacacatacctttaaaataccattaataaaagggttaaaatgcataagagtGGACGGagtgttatggccgatcttctgtgtttaaaatcatcctttaaagaaagtttgtcttaacttttttttaaaaatcacaaacacagaacacaaactgagcacatgtgctgagcagataatctgctagcactaaaatgGCTTGAgttttcaacaaaaacaaaaccaaacgtcataaaattaaaaatgtttagattatttcactctaaactactctctctgcccaaaacacaacctcttacgtgaatcgtgctgaggaaaagttgtccagggcgaagaagttgaagaaagcatcagGGAAAACAAaggttagctgcagctaacctccgtagccgtggggtggggcggctcgctctgtctgccggccaaactgcacgttactgctgtaaccatggtgatgcggtcctgttgtccttccttcagaccgggaaaactgctccactcggcgtcgtagagacagggtctctgctggaacacagtttgcttctgtagacctcagaaagaaaagtcaagcaaggcttgtaccttaaccacccccgttcatgaataaataccggatacacaaatagcaattcattcctacttaacttagtacatatgatcacgtgattgtatgacactcttggatccagtttgaagagttatgtctgtttgccagcaaagagacattagcgcgttGTGTCCCTCtatccagttccgctggggacctgcgtggaagagttcagtttgttgcaaaagcgggggttttattcggacagtgacatcatgggatgttattccctgttcctggctgtgctggaagtaggttaatgcgatttattttaaaagtttcagaaaagttcttatcatgttgtccccatggctgtggtcccaacactagGTTTGGGAAATGCATACATCACTGTTTTATTGTTAAGGCATTACCTTAGGTAAAAGTTCATAGCTTATATTTTTTCATCCTCTTACTGGATGATTTGCACTATGAGTCACTCAGATTTCTTGATAAAGTcttaaaagattaaattatttGTGCACCTCTTTGTGGTACAGAACCAGTGAAAATCTTCTTCCTCTTaagaataaatttttttaaactttttatgagACATTGCTGgagaaaaatctgtaaaatctTTAATACCTaaatatgtgacttatttctttTATGTAGCACTAGGATTAGATTTAGAGAgtaattctttaaatatttgtgaGATACTGTCCTTATTTGTGAAATCTAGTACTTCTgctatttcatttcatttatttttctaggCTGCTTCAAGAAAATCTTCATTTTGTGTGAATGATCTAAAGTACATCACAGTCTACAATGTGCACCTCTGTAGGATTAATCCCCCTGGCTCAGCGGGCTTGAAGATGTGTGTCTCTTTCAGTCATCAGCGGGAGCAAACACTGATAATATAGAGGCTTCAAATAGAGGGCTGATTTTGCTGCTTCCCGTTGTATTTATATTATCTGCCCATGTCACTGTTCCTAAAAATAGTTTACCTGAGGCTATTGTGGGTCTCTTCAAAGCTGTTTTGATGGGTGTGAGCAGTGTAACTGTAAAGAAAGAGAAGTGACTAAAATTCAAAGCCCTTCAAACACAAATGAGTGCTTGCAGTTATGGATGGCGACTTTTAGGAAAATCAAAGCAGCTGCTGATTGTGACTGTTCTGATTTGTTCCTTTCCTCCCATCTGTACCTCCCCCTCCCATTTAAACAGTAGCATCACAAAACACATGCTCTAGATTTTAGTTGAGAAAATGCTGTGACATGTTATTATGTAGATATAAACTGTtatgtttgaatgtttaaaagCCTAAACCTGGCCTATGTACTATATTTGTTAATGATTTCTTTCAGAACTAGAATAAAAATTAACTCAAGACTTATCCTTAAACTCATATATGCAAGAAGATATAAGAGCATCATCAAAAAATCTTTCCTTGTGCTTCTTCAGTGAGCGGCCAGTAACTATTTATGTTTGGAGCAGAGACAACATCACGCCACTGTGTGAGAGAGCAGTACCTGTGATAAAggttttactaaaacaaaaacagaattatCATGGAGTTGATATTTTTAATTGGCTTTAGCACCTTTATTAGCAATTATCATACTTAGTGTGGCTAGCATTAGATAAACAGCAGTCATCTTCAGTGTTATTGTCAGCACTGCCCAGTAGAGCTTAGTATGATTGGTAGAAGACCAGATTTGTGAGTTTCTGTCCAGCTAGTCACGGGTCAAGGCTGATCAAGATGAATCTGCAGACTCCAGACACCAACTTATATCTCAGttcatatctacaatatactcTCTTTGCACATTTACAACTGGTGGCTCTCAAAGAACCTGTAACATTGCTCAAGTGGTTAAATCCAGGTTGTAATGGAAGGACTGCTGTTCAGAAAGTTTATAAAGAAAATACCAGTTTTCTCATTGTCCAACTAGTTTATCTCTCTGGACATCATGATTAAAGGTAGTCTGCTCATCAACCTTACAAACTTTATCTTGCACTTTTAATGTGGATGAATACAAATTCTAGCAGTTCTGACAATGTGATTAATATCTagatgaaaatcaatgaaaatgtTCTCGGTTTATCATTAAGATGCTGATAGTTCAGTCCATCCCTTGGGATCTTACCATTTAGTATGGATTTCTTTCCTCCTCATGTTTTTCTAGCTCTAATTCACCACTTTTTCTACATAGGACTCGGATGATTGTATTATTTCTGTCAGTTGTTTTGCATGAATAATTGGAAAAGGTTGTAATTATTGGGACCACgttatgttttacaaatctaAGGACCCACAGAATTGGCCTTGATGCCATGGGCATAGGAAATATTTTACAGTTACTTGTTTATAGTTActtctttttaatttaatggGTGTGGTTataaaaccatgtatctttGTTGTCTCTCATCTTTTAGTGTGCGGTTTGTCTGATGCAGTCAGGCTGCCATGGCTCTGGTTCAGGCACTACCTGTGAGTGACCATCCCAATCCAGGTCTTGACTTCCACCAGCGCCGGTCACCATCATCCCACTCCCCCTCAGATCCCTGCTCTGGCCCTTGTGGGGCCTGCAGCTCTGATACAGCCATGGGTTCAGTCAGCAGTCTTATATCAGGCAGAACATATCAAGAGAGGCACTGCAGGGCTGGCAGCGAATTCACCAACAAGCCACGTCGTTCTATGCCAGCTACCAGCTGCTTCCAGCTACAGGATAAGAGCCTCCGCAGTGGGAGCTCTCTGGAGCACTTGCTGGTAAACAACAATCAAACACAGCCTCAGGCCCAGGTTTTACCTCCACCACTGCCCACTAAAAAGCAGCCGCGACCTGGAAACTCTGCCGGGGCAGGCGGAGGTGGAGTGGTTGCTGGAGCGCCAGAGGGTGGAACTAATGCAAACTTTGCATATGTAAGTGAAGATGTGGTTGTTGGAGACTGGAATGACAACCTGGTGCTTACCGTTGCAAGCCCCTGCAGCGATCCCGAGGACCAAAAGGACAATGGGACTGTGAACGGCAACATTGGTGGACCTCCTCCCAAACTCGTTCCAGTGTCTGGACAGCTAGAGAAGGTGAGAAGAACGTAGAAGTTTAATGATAAATTAGAACATGTGCATCTGTTTATCTTACATAGGTCATTGTTTGTGTGTAGTAAATGCTGGGCTAAATAGGTAAAATTTGTGGTAAGGATATGTCTTCTTACAGTGTTGGACTCTATAGTATAGATACAACATGTGAACTGttgtattatttttctcttgttcatagaatcaattttaaattaaaaaaaaaaaaaacgttgaaAGGGCATTTCAAGAAAACCCAGTTTTACAAAttacactgaaaaaaaacaatttgttgGTTATTGTATTTGGTAACCAGTCCTAAAACTATAATACTGCCAACACCATGCTCTTTTCCTCTCTTTTGAGCTAAAAAGTAAACTTTTCTTATCTGCATAATTCTGACATTTCCATATAATCCTTATCAGACTGCTGACAGACAATAGTCCTGCAGACCTGCTATTTATGCCATCATTGTTCATATTCAGCTGAATATGAAACGCAATGCCAGAGGAGATCTTCGATGGTAAATAACTTGTGAGGGGGGTAATGTTGGTGTTGTATTTCCTCCATCCGTGAGTGGTGGAGTCCAAACTCTTAAGCTATAAATTGACAATCTTTTCAAACTGCTGAGCTTCAACCAGATTTTATCAGAGATGTTTTTCGCTTGTTTTTGGCCCAATACAATCCCACAACTATTAAAGGTTTTGAATCggattatatttaaaataaaacggTTTGCCATACACTTGTAGAAATTGCCCAGCTATATTAGTAATGGCTGGGTTATTAGGTTTCTGTATGTTTAATCGTGGAGAGTAGaaaaaattaagaataaatgcagaaagaaatacaaaaaaaaaaaaaaatgttgagaaTAATAGGATATTGACAAAATAACTCAGGAATacagaagtagaaaaaaatACTATTCAAACTCAAAGAACAAATTAAGTAGGCAAACCAACACGAACTTATTAATTAGAAATGAAAATGTAGGTGAAAATGTATCAATTGCTGCCACATTTCACACTGAacatattattattactattatcatcattattatcattattattatcacGTTGTTGTTGTCAGGGGAGGTTTTTGCATAAATGGTGCCATCCCCCCACCCCATTTTTCTGCACCCCTCTGAAGAAGGAAgccatttgtttttcaatatttCTTTCAGAAACActgataattttcttttttagtccAGGTTTGACCCATTTAAATATAACAGTTTTCACGTCTTACTTATAAAAATACTTGTGTTTCTGTGTAGGTTTTCAAAACAAGAACATATGTTTCATCCATcttaaaattagttttaaagaatctctgttCAGTCCTAAATTATCCAGCTCAGGTTTAAccagtgttttagattttggacAAGATGATCAAATCCTTCCagattccttaaaaaaaaatgtgtaaaattccTCCTTAATGCAGAATGGGAAAATATCAGTCAGATGCCAACTTGTGCATCATTAGTCAGCTTTGGTGTACAGCCCTATTTTCTAACGATGATTATAGCACATGCACATCACAGGGGAAAAGCAATCATTTATTCTTTCTTGAACCCCATTGCAATTGGTCGTATTGGTcatgtaaaaaaacacaattttttgtttttccatttacgACTTTATGTATGTTATTGAGCCATTTATGTCTGTATTGTTCTTTTTTACGGCAGTTTTGATCTACCGCATTTGAACCCTCTTAAAAAACAGGTTACTGACAGTCATTAAGATGTGGTTAGATGTCTTAGAAAGACTTGGTTTTTGAATCTCTCAAACTCCAGCAAAAAAGCTGTTAAGTAAAAATTTCCCTTGGtgctattatgtttttattttatgtttgaaggATTGAAGCAAAATGATTATATCCTAAGTGAGTGATTACCTAACGGGAAATCTTTAAGCGACTACAGGCATGACACTGAATCCCTGTCTGTACTGTAAACGCTGTCATTCGCGACCTCTGTCCTTTTTAAAGGACAATGATGTCTTCAGTTACAGCTCAGAATTACATGATCGGACATTAAATATCCCAGTTTAGAGTTAgcttagttagttagttagctTCAATCGCAAAAAAGTCTGAAGTTATTTAATTTGCTTATTTTCTTTGATGCACAGAGAAGTTTAATTAACAGCCTGACCGGCTCAGATGGATCATATGACTGTGGCTCACCTTGCAGACGCTTTACAATCAGTGTCAGAACCTGCTTACTCCTATTGACGTATTTAATAAACCTTAaggaacatcattaaaaaatgCTTACAGAACAGAATAGGGCTTCAGTGTTATCTCCAGTGGACCTTCGCCTCCATATTTTCACTGTCtcttttttggtttatttaaccTCAATCAAAaccctttcctcttttctaacTCCAGCCATTTACTTGGTCATATGATAGGAATATCAATAGTAAATATGCTTAGCGAATTCTATAAATAGCAATCTGCCAGAATGTCCGTCACCCTATTTTAAATTGCTTTATTTATTGCACTGCCTATAAAAGTATATATACCCCTTCAAAATTCTCTTGTTTTCTTACATGATatccagaatcagaatcatctttattaccgagttcgtacatacaaacaaggaatttgactcctgtacactttgctctcttgttttgtttttgcattaaagaatatacaaatatacacatatataaataaaaaggtgcctttgcaacatctgtatgctggtgtttggtactctattaaatgttcaacagagaaacagcctgggggaagaaactgtctctgtggcggctggttttagtgaacagtgctctgtagcaacggcctgaaggtaaaactctgaacagtttatgagcagggtgtgtggggtctgcagagattttagcagctctttttctgactgtagacctgtataagtcctggatggagggaaggtcagccctgattattctctctgcagtcctgattattcgttgcagtctggacatgtcctgttttgtggatgagcaaATTACActaagatggatgaagacaggacagactgaatgatggcagtgtagaagatgaccagcagctcctgtggaaggttgaacttcttgagttgcctcaggaagtacagtctctgctgggccttctttcgaacagtgtctatgtgtgaagaccatctcaggtcctcagagatggtggttcctaggaacctgagtggttcacggccgatacagtgctgttgaggatggtgaggggggtgtatgggggtggtgttctccgaaagtccaccaccatttccacagtcttcagtgggttgagttcaaggtagttctgacaacaccagtgtaccagccgatccacctcctgtctgtatgcagactcgtcaccgtcctggatcagtccaatgacagtggtgtcgtctgaaAACTTCcggagtttcacggacaagtccgttgaggtgcagtcatttgtgtacagggagaagaggagtggggatagaacacatccatggggggcaccagtacttattgatctggttcgggagaagatgctccccagtctcacctgctgctgtcggtctgtcaggaagctgttgatccactgacaggtggaggctgggatgttgagctgggtgagcttctggtggaggatgtctggtatgatggtgttgaaggccgagctgaagtctacaaacagaaTCCTGGCGTACCTTTAAGTACGTATTGTGTagtgttatttatttcatttggattttatgtaataaaccaaCCCAAAATAGAGCATCATTCTATACATGGCTTTcatttttttgcaaagaaaggcAGTTCTTCAAAGTATGGACTTACTACTTTTGTCTTGAACAATCACCTAAAATTCTAATATTATGCAATTTTGTGGTTTCAACAGTAGGTTCAAGAGGTATGTACACTTTCGCACTATCTACATTGGTAAAATACCACAGAAGAGCTATTTATATGTCATAAATAATAGACGgtatgtttccttttttctttcagaacATGGAGAAAGTGTTGATCCGTCCCACAGCATTCAAACCAGTTGTCCCCAAGAACCGTCACTCTGTGCAGTACCTGTCTCCACGGCCAGGAGGCAGCACTCTGTCAGAGAGCCAGGCCAGCCTGAACCTCCTGTTGCCCCTTGGTGCCCCCAACAGCACTAGCAGCACAAATTGTAACATTGGAAGCTGCAGCTCCAGCTCTGAGGGGAAACCAAACTTGTACAGCGGAGGTCGTAATGCTCGCAGCAGCCAGTCCTGCTCCATGTCAGATTCAGGGAGAAACTCCCTCTCCAGCCTCCCTACTCAAAGCAGCACAGTCTACAGTTTGGCCCCCAGTGAGGGATCCAGCTCGGGGTCTGGTTCCGGGGGCCCGGTGGAGCCTGTGTCAGCGCTGGTTCGCAACACTTCAGGAGGAAGTGGGAGCCATGGTCATAGCAATTCAGACAGCGGACGTTCCTCCTCCAGTAAAAGCACAGGCTCGGGGTCGCTGAGTGGGCGCGGGCAGCCCCTGTCTGACAGCGGGTCCTGTGGCCACTCGTCACCGCCTGTGGAGGGATACGAAGTGGTGATGAAGGAACTGGAAGAGAAGCTGAGGGAGCGAGACCTGGAACTCCAACAGCTCCGGGAAAACCTGGATGAGAATGAAGCAGCCATCTGCCAGGTGAGATTCGATCATCTCATCACATTTGATATGTCAAATATGCTGGCACAGAAAACAGTCTCTGACCTTTTACTCATGCCTTTTGCTTTGGAAGGTGTATGAAGAGAAGCAGCGACGGTGTGAAAGGGAGATGGAGGAGTTAAGACAGAGCTGTGCAGTCAAGATGAAACAGACGTCTCAGAAAGCTCAGAGAGCACAGCAGGTGCTGCAATTGCAGGTTGGTGAAACACAAACAGTTTCATGTCTTTTACAGTGTCTTACAAAACTATTAATACCCCTttacccctttttttttttttacattttgtcacattacaaccacaaactttaatgtattttactgggattttatgtgacaaatcaacacaacataattgtgaagcaaagGAAAATTATTCATGGTTTTGAAAATCTGGAAATGCACCATGCATTTGAGTTCAGCCCTCCAAATCCTTTGTAGAATCACTTTTCAGTACAATTCAGCACATCAAGAAAGTCAGATTTCTGCCCATTCCTCACCAAAATGGCCCAAGTTCCATCATATTGTATGGAGAGAGTCTGTGAACaataattttcaagtcttgccacatgtTCTCAAATAGATTTAGATCTGGGCtgtgactgggccattctaacatattaatatgctttgatgtacTCCTttcctttgtagctctggctgtatttaTGCTTAGGATTGTTATCCTGCTGAAGGTGGAACCCCTGCCCCTGTTTgaagtcttttgcaacctctagctggttttcttccagtattgccctatatttagctccattcatctttccaTTAACTCCAAGCTGTATCAGCCCTATCAGCTTCCCTGATAGCTCTGCACAATATAACATAAATGTGTTGTCATTGCATCATCACTGTATGCAATATGT
This genomic stretch from Girardinichthys multiradiatus isolate DD_20200921_A chromosome 22, DD_fGirMul_XY1, whole genome shotgun sequence harbors:
- the LOC124859443 gene encoding leucine zipper putative tumor suppressor 2 homolog gives rise to the protein MALVQALPVSDHPNPGLDFHQRRSPSSHSPSDPCSGPCGACSSDTAMGSVSSLISGRTYQERHCRAGSEFTNKPRRSMPATSCFQLQDKSLRSGSSLEHLLVNNNQTQPQAQVLPPPLPTKKQPRPGNSAGAGGGGVVAGAPEGGTNANFAYVSEDVVVGDWNDNLVLTVASPCSDPEDQKDNGTVNGNIGGPPPKLVPVSGQLEKNMEKVLIRPTAFKPVVPKNRHSVQYLSPRPGGSTLSESQASLNLLLPLGAPNSTSSTNCNIGSCSSSSEGKPNLYSGGRNARSSQSCSMSDSGRNSLSSLPTQSSTVYSLAPSEGSSSGSGSGGPVEPVSALVRNTSGGSGSHGHSNSDSGRSSSSKSTGSGSLSGRGQPLSDSGSCGHSSPPVEGYEVVMKELEEKLRERDLELQQLRENLDENEAAICQVYEEKQRRCEREMEELRQSCAVKMKQTSQKAQRAQQVLQLQVFQLQQEKNKLQDDFSSLLQDRETLERKCATIQREQTQLGPRLEETKWEVCQKSGEISLLKQQLKEIQSELSQKAGDIVVLKAQLREARSELQASQARSQEAQIALRTRSLELEVCENELQRRKSEAELLREKMSRLEDESGWLRDTLSNHGGKLTKKGLAMGTLQQGRVVMGRGGPSPYMYHDGEDGYLVWGGESDEAKAQRQNTETLMGLRQQVDRLKAELMYERRTGEEQRSRFEEERRVWHDEKEKVIRYQKQLQQNYIQMYRRNRDLERVMRELSLELENRDMEDYEVRSGSNDIHFEEITATEI